The Sebastes umbrosus isolate fSebUmb1 chromosome 4, fSebUmb1.pri, whole genome shotgun sequence genomic sequence AATTATTATCTTGGTTTCtatcattaaagggactgtttgtaactttttaaatctactgctctgagaatatctagtgaatgtacagtggacgtttgtgcagaaataaatgctgcagctcctccagaccaacagaggttttccgtgtcttgtgaagtgacggggctccgcagcgagaaacgttatcgtctccaaccgggtgccggtgtctccctgcgggcgcagtcggcgacgataacgtttctcttcctgcttcagccctggcaccgacccgctttttcTGCTTCAGCCCCataggctgaagcaggaaaagccaacactaggatcagcagtgattcatagagagaccttcgtctggtcagctaacattactgccaagcaggtgaaatatagagtgatattgtggttttagctgacgtgtgtcgcctcactgttttgagcgatgctcgttcatgtctatttagagcgagcacaagcgcgagcccaacgctgactttcgttgacttaacagccacaggtgtcgctgttaacaagcatttctgaaagttactaatagtccctttaaaggcaaTGCATTACTGATTGTTAATGAAAAAGTATTTTACTTGTTTTatgtttgacattgttttgtccTTTTAAAGAACtcacaaaacttttttttccttttgattCCAAACCAGATATCCTAATGTACCGAGTGGAATTCAAGAGGAGAACGGCATTAAGTACAAATTCCAAGTATTCAAGAAATTGATAGGTGATGCGGTGTAGACAACTAATAGAGGAAATCAACAGAATTTCAAAAAACACTCATTCCTTGGAAACCTTTCCAGATGTATTGCAGAGTCCACTCCTGGATAGACTGTAGAGACTACTGCCAAAACCCAAACCCACAGTGGgtcattatattttttttataaattcaaaGAAGTCtttgtaataataatcattGAGCATTCCAGTGTAAATGACCTTTATACTCTTTGTAATCCCTGAAAAACTTGaaacttttaacagttttttctATATGTGTATTCACTGTTCTTCCATCACTGCTGCCTGGTAGGATACTATGATCCGTTCTGGTATTAAAAACATGACCACCCTCTGCTGTCACCTTGTCAGCGTTCAcatctcgtcctcctcctcagtaATATTGCAGCTGCACAGAGAATATGCTCGTCAGTGAGTCTGTCAGCAGCCCACGTCGATGACAGCCTGCGCTCAGCAGATCTGCTCCTTTCTGAGCACAACATGACAGATGCCAGTTTAGAAAGCTACAGGTGAACTGTCCTACTTTGGTTCTATGATGACTGTTATGTAGAAAAATATGAAGACATTTTTACTGCTTGTAATTGGTTGTGGTTCAAAATTGAAAGACATATATATTGATGAAGGTTTTTACTGTGCAGTCTTTTGTGAATCTAGGAggtttttcatgaaaataaatcaatggtgaatttttaatggaGAAACAACTGACATTTtgtaaatttatttttcattttgaaattttCTTATTCATCTGTTTGTATGTGATTCCTTTAGCCACTAGATGGAGGCACATCAATAAGACAACGGACAGAAGGCCAACCTTTATGCTGGTGATAACTACTTAACAATACATCCCAGATTTACACAAAACTGTCTCAGAAAGCTCTATTGGGTATTGATGGTCTTGTAATAgtattgttataataataatggtcacAGCGACTTCACTACAGAATAAATCAAAGTtatataaaacagtaaacaggaagatatacagacgtaggcaaaattgttggtactcttccgttaaagaaagaaaaacccacaaaagtcactgaaataacttgaaactgagaaaagtaataataaataaaaatttattgaaaattaactaatgaaaatgagacattgcttttgaattgtggttcaacagaatcattttaaaaaacaaactaatgaaactggcctggacaaaaatgatggtactcttaacttaatatttagttgcacaaccttttgaggcaatcactgcaaacaagcgatttctgtaactctcaatgagacttctgcacctgtcgacaggtatgttggcccactcctcttgagcaaactgctctagctgtctcaggtttgaagggtgccttctccagactgcatgtttcagctccttccacagatgttcaataggatttagatcagggctcatagaaggccacttcataacagtccaatgttttgttcttagccattcttgggtgtttttagctgtgttttgggtcattatcctgtttgagacctgcaactgagaccaagctttctgacactgggcagcacatttcgctccagaatgccttgatagtcttcagatttcattgtaccctgcacagattcaagacaccctgtgccagatgcagcaaagcagccccataacataaccgagcctcctccatgtttcacattaggtacagtgttcttttctttggatgcttcatctcttcgtctgtgaacatagagctgatgtgacttgccaaaaagctccagttttgtctcatctgtccaaagggcattctcccagaagctttgtggcttgtcaatatgcattttggcaaattccagtcttgcttttttatgatttggtgtcctccttggtcgtcttccattaagtccactttggctcaaacagtgacggatggtgcgatctgacactgatgtaccttgaccttggagttcacctctaatctctttggaagttgttctgggctctttggttaccattcgtattatccgtctcttcgatttgtcatcaattttcctcttgcggccatgtccagggaggtaggctacagtcccatggaccttaaacttctgaataatatgagcagctgtagtcacaggaacatcaggctgcttggagatggtcttatagcctttacctttaacatgaaggtctataatgttctttctgatctcctgagacaactctctccttagctttctgtggtccatgttcagtgtggtacacaccatgataccaaacagcacagtgactacttttcaccctttaaataggcagactgactgattacaagtttgaagatacctgtgatgctatttacaggacacaccttagtttaacatgtccctatggtcacattattttacatcttttctagggctaccatcatttttgtccaggccagtttcatcagtttgttttttaaaatgattctgttgaaccacaattcaaaagcaacagctgattttcattagttaattttcagtaaatttttatttattattacttttgtcagtttcaagttatttcagtgaccattgtggggttttctttctttaacggaagagtacaaacaattttgcctacgtctgtataacATATCTCAAGAAATAGATGTACAAGGAGGTCAGGGATTTTAATACTCAATAGTttaaacccccttattgtcaatcaagctaggaaagccatccatcctctgaatgctctaggtctctagtttgtggctgtaaagtttcatgaggctgtgattatcctagaggtcaccacaggtcattttatacagtgaggtcaagtttcaaaaaatggtctctctacaatgaaatgtctcctatggggactaacatcatcaaacatgaatacatttgggctcattggatccacaagagtctcagctttacagtgatacccaatttatgtattcaagactgtttagggaccccagtatgcagaaatatacaaataaaccattttagtatataggcaaaaataactgcatggtttttgccccaaactgcatgtgattatcataaagtgggcatgtatgtaaaggagagactcgtgggtacccataaaacccatttccattcacatatcttgaaggtcagaggtcaagggacccctttgaaaatggccatgcccgtttttcctcgctaaaatttagcccaactttatttagcctccctcccgacatggtagcatgacatggtcggtaccaatggattccttaggttttctagtttcatgtgatatctaTAGCTTCACCATAGCCTACTAAAACCTACCAGagtctctgaaagacagtaaagtcagctgGTCTCAGGGGGTTTAAATATATTTGCTGTGAAAAAAGGCCTATTACTGAATAAGGGTGTGACCCAACGTAGGACGGCCAACTCCTCCAAGATTTGACAGGTGACCCTGCTCTAAAGATGGCAACGTGcacatttcagacagagcagcATCTGCCATTATTTTTCCCAGGGAACATTTTGACTCTTCACAGACGGAAAAGCACAcgtgtaactaataacattaacaatagcTCTGTACTTTTCAAGTCTCCCAGTAAGCcctgacagtgagccagcatgtaccaaatggaattcagccatcactGATTTTCTTGGTCACACCTGTGTAGAGTAGATctaaaaaaaaggagcagtatTCGGAGTATCAAGGACAAACATTGACAACCACTGCTTTAAATGGCCAAGGAGATTATAAAATAAGgcgtgaatgaatgagtgagcGATTCAAAAGATGGAGTGACGGTGATGCGATCCCAACAGACTGCACCACTTCACCACAAGTGAAATTACCAGTAGTGACGGATGAGCCAATGTTTCAAAGCTGTGAATCTCAGACGCAATGTTCAATACAGAAAGTTATTTACCACTTGTGCTCTTGAACGTCCATCAATGtgacatttattttcctcctgcAGTATGTACGGCATAATTGTGTTATCTCATCTGGGTGCAGGTGGGGGTCTCTTTTTGAGAGACAAGTAATAACAGAAACTTCCTGGCCTATAGCCGGGAGAGAAAAGTTAGTATATAAGTGAAGAAACACCAAAGCTATTACAATATCAGGTTAGGGGTGTTTATATGTAGACAAACAtgaattttaaatgtatattgtaACTTTAGGTTTTCCTTTGAGGTGAACAGTATTTTTGTTTGAGTATTGTGGAATATTTcacttgcaaaaaaaagtttctttttCTCCTACATTAGTTGTTTTTGATGAATATCCTTCTAAATAAAAAGGTAACTCACGCTGACTTAAAATGAGGAATATTTACTGCAGCGGTGGTCGTCCAAGCTCCGGCTTCAGCTGGAAATCATAGCTTTTAATTGCAGATGTCATCTGTTCCTGCTGAGATATGACCCATAAAAGCAATTTGTTAAGCGTGGCTAATATCAACCAGTGTCATGTTTAACAATTTATACTCCCTCTTATTAACCTCTCTGGCTTGTCCGTGTAATTCAAAAGAAGCAACAGAGGACGGTGAGTAAGAAGTAGAGGTGACTCGCATTTATACACCTGAGGCCTCGTCTCATCCGTCTCGCCTTCCTGATTAACTCTTTGTATTTATCGCTCGGCACCACTGAAAGACACAACCTTGCAACATGATGAATTTAAGAAAATGCCACCGACGTCTAACATAAAATTAGAAACCGTCAGCTGCGGTGTACTTGAGGTACCGTCGTCGCCCTCCTCGGGGTTTCCATGTTGTGAATGGTTTAAAAATGAAGTCTAGTCAGGCATCCATCTGCTGAGCTCACATTCATTACTAGATGCACTCACTTTCGCATCATCTGCCCAGTGGCTATCACCATGACTACGGAGCCATGCTGAGTGATGCAGACTGCAGCAGATGGGCAGTGGAAGTTGTTAACGTATataaccctcctcctcctccctctggaCACACTAGTCCTCTCTCTTTGTTGTGACCCCCCGTCGTCCACATTATGACAGCGAGGGAACCTTGAGGCATAAAGTCATGGCTTCATTAGCTGCGGAGCTCGCTCCCATTAAAGGCACTCTTACGCATGTTTCAAGGGCTACTGCTGGCTTTGAAGCATTAAGACACATTCAAAACAAGACGGGGGACCATTTTACAATGCCCTCTCTTGGTTGGACAGTGCTCAGTAAGATGGTATATTGATTTTGTGgcctaaactaaaataaaagtgGGCACTAACCCAAAAGCAGTCTTTTTTACCTCCATATAACGCGAATAGACAGGAAAACCTTATTAATAAAGCCAAACATAATGGAAAATCCACTTTGAATAAAGATCGCAGAGTGCGTTCAAATCAGAGGAAGCTCattttcctcccttttttttttacctcatctTGAATTCATTTGAAGTGATAATGACATTTCAGTGGTGAAATGGCTTATAATAAAGTGTCTCCATCTGTAAAGTCACAATAAAAATCTGAGACACAGTTAGATTGTCTTCCCTGAGGGGGAACAGTTGCGCTGCCAAGAacactgtgtgaaaatgagacaCTTGCACAGGCTGTAAATGAAATGCTTTGAAAAGCCTtgtttgtccacagttaataCAGTTGATAGACGAGTCAGCACGTCTGTCATTGCCCGGTTATGTCAAGCAGAGCTTCATGTGAAGTCATTGTAATGAGGTGACTTGTAAATAAGCTGTAATAAATTCTTTATTTGGCGAGGGACGACATCTTCCCTAAAAAGCATGGCATATTCAGATGCTGTTGCATTTGTCTCACTTTCTGATATCACTCTGGGAAGTCGTTGCATAACCATGCTCATCTCTTACAACATGAATTTGCACCTGCAAATGAGTGCACCTTAgagacttaaacctgcagtaggcagtatgtttttggcatcattgggcaaaaattccataataacctttcagcattttgtaattcaagtgttctgagagaaaactagacttctgcacctcctcatggctctgttttcaggctttagaaaatctagcccgtgacagaagactttggccaatcacaggtcatttcagagagagagcgttcctattgggtggcgaactccgatcaaacagtcaaactaggcagcgccgatcaaatatgaatcaatattctgttactctaatgtctatttctctcctcagatgttttcagaaacatcttgtagtgtactgtttagctgtaaaattagaaagtttgctccggctggtgggtggtgcttggtatttcctcaactgatctcaacatggctgccgggtcacaaactttctcatctcactacagatcagctctgactggtccggacacaggaggacaccggaggacaccggaggacacagaggcacatgatttttctttcagattacctgtctcatgcactactgtcaggatatagtgaccgttttataaaaataactttttttaatcatatttgctccatttctacccactgcagctttaagacacTTTTATCTGATACTGACATCAAATAGATATAAATAATCACAAGAACAATACAGCTTTAATTCACTTTAATTTCCATTAGTCCATACGACCTCGGTCAGTCATCTCCTCTTAAAGGGGCGACAGGGTTAAAAAGCGGTCTCTCTCTACGCAGCTGTAGTTTTCCATAGCTCATCTCAAAGTCCTTCTTAGTGCCATTTAGGACCTCCAGACTACCTGTCCTTACGTCATAACCGTGCACCCTCAGTCGCTGGATGCGATGATTCACTATCTGCGTGGTCAGCTCCAAAACGGTCGGAGTCCCTATGATCTGAGACATGCTGATCCCAGCGCTGAGGAGGCCCTCAAAGCGCTCAGCCAGAATAACGTCAGGGTAGTAGAGCAGAGCCGGGCAGATGAGGACGATGTCCCGCAGCTCTGCCTCGGAGCAGCCCATGGCGTCCTGGGAGTACGCCAGGGTGCGACGCATGCTGTCCGGGTTCAGCTCGGTGACGAAGCCCCTGAGCTTGGACAGGAGGCGGAGGAGCTCGGCCGTGCTGAAGCCCTTGTCTCTCAGGAACAGCAGGTTCTGCCTCAGCACCTCGGGGGGCTTCATGAGAACAAACGGGTTCTGACTCAGCAGCTTCTGAAGCCAGATCTTCATGTTGGCCTCCTCCCCCCCAAGCTCCAGGTAGGCCTGCTGGAGGGTGCTCACCATCACCTCGTTCCGCTCCACTGGTCGACTGAAGCTCTGGGGAGCGCTGGCCATGAGCTTCGTGATGATTCGCTTGTTGAGGTTTAAGCTCTGGAAGTAAGCGATGTTGTTCCACTGGTTGTCGTGGTGACTGGACGAGGTGAAGAAGGAGGCCGGGAACTTCTCAATGATACCAACCAGCTCTTTCTGTTTGGGGCACACGGACATCCACAGCTCCCTCTGAGCCTGCATCTGCTCCGGGCGACAGAGGACCGCCTCAGGGTGATCTGCTAGGATCCGGGCGATGATGGAGCCCGAGGCTCCCATGTCCTTCAGCAGATCAGCGACCTCCTTAGTGTAGGCTGGGCTCCGATGCAGGACCCAGCCCTTAAGTTGCCGCACCTTCTGGATGTCCACAGAGAGATCATAGAGAGCTTCCACGGTCTGCTGGTTCTCTGCTGAGCTCAGTGTCGCACACGGTCTCAGGTGTAGAGGTAGAGCCGTGGCACGTTGGCACCGGAGGCACAGGGATGTTGCGATCAAGCGCAACATTGATGCAAAAGTCCCGAGGCAGATCACCTAAAGGAGCGAGAGAAGAAGGAACCACAGTGGGTGACAACCAGGCAGGCAGCTAACACAACTTCTTACTAAAAATACTAGCTTCACCTTCTGAAGTAACAGTGGGAGATAGATAATGACAGCTTGACAGCGATGCTCAGTAACATTCCCAATTTGAACATGAATCCAACAGCTGTAGTAGCCGTGGTGATTGCTCTGCAAGTCATGTCATGTGCTTCAATCAAGACAGGAGACCGACATTCATGACTCTAATGGTTTTTATTCTACTATTCACAGTAATATTATGCAGAACAACAATATCCTCCTGACATTATGCACAGCCAGGGGATATTTCTGTTGCTTCCTGTTGActtctgtaaacaaacacagtcGTGCTACTAGAACTTCCACTACCgacagaaatgtattttcattatgcaTTTCCCACCAGAAAACCTTAGGATTCCTACCTGTATTAttcttagggatgcaccgatactgataccggatcggatatcgggccgataccggttttaaatagctggatcggttatcggtgacaacggggccgatctattcaattcaatcctatgtttgtgtacagtatacattatatactgtaattttaattcctgttaaagttttgaccaatttgtcactgcattaaaaaggtttacacttgaattgtaattcctgttaatcttgaagattttttaaccaagttgctggtgtatgatttattattttaataataaataacaattcagtatatttatatctatgtatttatctgttacagtttgttttacagagttaagaaagcaatgttcgCGTCCAGCATGatatttccttacacataaaataatgactccagtctcttccacacagtgaggcatacagcttactaattaaacactggcatcagatcggtactcagtatcggctgatacccaaagcccaggtattgatATGGGTTTTGAGACTGAAAAATttggattggtgcatccttaacaataataataacagaaattTGATGCAGAACAACAACATCCTCCTGACATTATGCACAGCCAGGGGATATTTCTGGAGCTTCCTGTTGACTCGTGTAAACAAACACTACTTGAACTTCCACTTTTAACAGAATACTGacagaaatgtattttccaTTATACATTTTCCACCAGAAAATCTTAGGATTCCTAcctgtattatttttaaaattaaatactgTTCATGTAAAGTGATAAAATCTCTGTAATTTAATCCTCCTGCTCTGACACAGAGGGTACCCTGATGTGTACTTGTTATGCTATTTTGGGTGAAGTCCTTCATCCCAGCCTTGGCTTCTTAACAGAAGATAATggttatttcattcattcattctcactgtgcaatatcattttccacttgtgcaattttgttaatagtctgtttattgtcaatactgtataaactgctcctctttttatacttccttctatttaaatggttcatattttgttacactttgtttagctctttttttactgtgttagctgatgcatcttgttttttgcactatccccttgctgctgtacactgcaaatttccccactgcgggactaataaaggaatatctgatcttatcttatcttctgCACAGCTGGTGCCAGATGTTTCATAGGGGGAAGTGGAAAAgcatgatatattatattatatatataatatatatatatatttcatattatgaCCCATTGCCAATCACGATCAGCTAACACACTCAAAAGCATAATAAAGCACCTTAGTGCAGTTTAAGTCACTTTATTGTCACGCTGAGCAGAGCAAAGCGTTTCGTCCacgatttcaaaataaaagccttgaaTGAACTCCAGTAGAAACATGCTAACAGGTTAGCTTGCTTGCTAACTAACTGCTAGAAACAGACCAGAGCATCGCGGGACGAGACGTCCTTTAACCCGCTGACTTCACTGGTTAGTGGCTACTATCAGTACCTGTGGATAGAGGTGTGTATGTTGAGGGTTCAGCTAAGATATCGACATATTTGTGAGGAAATGAGTTACCTTAGCAGCGGTTGGCGGATGTGACGTATTGTTATGAAACTAGTATCTTCTTCTACGCTCAGCctgtgtggttgttttgcgcACCACAGCGCTCCGCAGCGGCGCCGCCTGGTACTGCAAGCAGCACAACAAGACCTGAAAAATTCAAATGTGACCCTGAAATAactttgattattattaatttattttttttagaaaaattgCATCATGCGGAATgtagaaaacatatttgacttCATGCTCCCCAATGCCCTATTTTCACTCCTCTTTTCAAAGCCCTGCTCTCTTATTGCAGCCCATATGTCCAGTAATTAAATAATTTTGGCAAAAGTCTGTATCTCAAACAGCATGTTGGTGCGCCTCCAAACCCTGCAGCATACGGGGCCCTGATGAGTGTAATCAGTGCAGGGCTGAATTGGACTGAACACGCGGAGAGTTTTCTCACAGTTGGTGCTTAATCATGATGCTTGATCACCAGCTCTGCAAGCTGTTCCCTCAGCAGCacggaagctgctgctgctgctgctgctgagtgggTAGCTGGGTTCATTATAGTTTATGTACTAGTAAACAGATGATACGCCTCAAAGGGAAAACaggttctttcttttttaataccCAATATGTTGACAGGAGTGAGCTAGTCATCAGAGTGCATAGTGATAGTTATTCGTGAGATAGATCATGTCCAACTagcacaaacacagaggagatATTTGATTTAGCTTGTGTTTCATGGGAAAGGATTTTCTTTATAGTGGTATAGGAGGGGCTTGAAAAAACATGTGGGCCTGCAGAGTAAACAGTGTCATTCACTCTTCTATTTGCAGTCAACCTGTTAAAAGTTTCTCTCGCTTGTATCAAGGGGTTGAGCGAAGTTACACAATAACTATAAACCCTCTCTTGATACAATGCTCTTGTTATTTCTGCAGCAATGAGGAAATGAAAGcaggtttttttaaaaaatcaaaaggTGCCAGTATAGGCAAAAGCACTGAGAAGATGTCACTAGGCAGAGTGAAATGGACAGACAGGCTGAACCAAGAGGTGTAACAAATGCATATCTGATACTGGCAGTATGCAGAATCCTCTAATCCAAGCCCCCTGATCAGTTTGGGACTGTGATCCAATTCTTGTCAAGCCCCTCTgatgaaaataactgttttaaataatatttgctccatttctacccactgcagctttaagacacATTGCCACATCCTTCCTATgactttgttgtgtttattaacAATTCAATTAATGAAGCAACTGTAACCAAGTGACAGCACAGTCAAACTCAGAGAACAATGGCATCAAAAAGGGAGGGTTTCGGATTAAATGATTAgcacaaagaaataaacaaaggcAATTAAGTGGAAGACGAGAGGAGAAGCTTTCCCAAACTGCCACTGGGCAACACAAGCAAGATGTGGTACAGGCTGTCCGACCCGTTGCAGATGTTCACACACTGC encodes the following:
- the mterf2 gene encoding transcription termination factor 2, mitochondrial → MLRLIATSLCLRCQRATALPLHLRPCATLSSAENQQTVEALYDLSVDIQKVRQLKGWVLHRSPAYTKEVADLLKDMGASGSIIARILADHPEAVLCRPEQMQAQRELWMSVCPKQKELVGIIEKFPASFFTSSSHHDNQWNNIAYFQSLNLNKRIITKLMASAPQSFSRPVERNEVMVSTLQQAYLELGGEEANMKIWLQKLLSQNPFVLMKPPEVLRQNLLFLRDKGFSTAELLRLLSKLRGFVTELNPDSMRRTLAYSQDAMGCSEAELRDIVLICPALLYYPDVILAERFEGLLSAGISMSQIIGTPTVLELTTQIVNHRIQRLRVHGYDVRTGSLEVLNGTKKDFEMSYGKLQLRRERPLFNPVAPLRGDD